GGGAGAAATGCAACCGCTGCTCTCTTGTGATTGGTTGAACAGCCGGCAACTCTGTTATTACGAGTCACCTTTCGTGCAGTCTGATGGTTCTCTCAGAACACTTTTCACTTATATGTGCCGCATGACGGATAAAGAACTGAAGAAATGGCAGGCAGAAGCCAATTCATTGCCAAGCAAGTAGAGGGCTGCTTGCTGCGTATTCTGTGGCTGTAACCCTATAGATTTCATTTCGTGCGTCTGTATTTTGCCGACTTATTTAGGGTAAGATGCAGACGCATGTGTATTTTCGTTTACCTTTATTTTCATGTAAACATAAGGACGAAGACTGTCTTTTGGGGTTGATTGGCGTTGCTGTTTCTCCGCTTTATTATATCGGTAGCACATCAGATAGAGCGTATTATCGGCGCCCCAGAAGATGAAACGTCGCAACGCTTCAATGCTTTTTGCTTCCCAGGCATGAGGAAAACAGAGTGTTGAATCCTTGACAGTACAAATGGTTTTCAGTTTGCCTGTCTCGTGTTTCCGTACAAGTATATTCAACGGAGGCTCTCCGGCATCTTCCCACCAGTCTTCTCCTGCCCATAGACCCGCTTTGGAATAGGCGTGATATTCCATGGGAAGACGATTGTAAGAGGCACTGTCAACGGGGATAAGTTGCACGCTTTTGTCGAAGAGATTGATGAAAAACTCACCGGTTACACCCACGACAATCGCCATATACTCCTTTGTTTCATGGATTTTCCCCACTTGAAAGATATTGATATGCTCCTTCCATTTGCCATAAAGTTGCTTGATTTCATGCGTCATTCGGACACGTGTTGCGCTGTCAACAGCGTTGGTGTCAGCGATGAGATTATAGGTTTGATACTGCTTGAAGGCCTTATCAAACTCCTGTTTGCTGATTTCTTGGGGTTGAATATCAGTGGAACTGCATGCCAAAGTGCAAAGACTGAGGGTGAAAACAAGGATGCAAAAACTGCTTTTAAGGTTCATCGGCTATGTTTTATAGGAGGTGATAGAGTCACCATGGATGCCCTTCTGTGTCTTAAAGTGACACGTTTTCCATGACCTTTGCCGTTGCTCCGGCTCTGCTTTTCACGAAAGCTCCTGCATTTTCTCCCGCATTCTGCAGGAAAGAGGCATCGGTTTCAAAGCGCATCATGAGGTCACGGAAACTCTGATAATCGTTGATTTCAAAGCCTCCCTGAACCAACATCAGGCCTTGAGCCTCTTGGAAATGCTTGTTGTTTGGCCCGAAAACGACAGGAATATCCCATACGGCAGCCTCCAACACATTATGAATGCCGACACCGAAGCCGCCACCCACATAGGAAACTGTACCGTAATGATAGATTGAAGAGAGCAGTCCGAAGCAGTCGATAATCAGTACTTCAGCATCTTTCACATTATCTTCTGTGGCCTCAGTGTAGCGAACGACACGCCTCCCTTTCAATAATTCGAAGATTTGTGAAAGGTGTTCATCGCTGATAACGTGTGGGGCAATGATGAGTTTCCAATCCTTATGAATGTCAAAGTATTTAATGAAAATCTCTTCATCGGGTAACCATGACGAACCTGCCACAAAGACTTTCTGTGCATGGGCTGTGAACTGTTCTACTATCGGCAGCTGTTTGCTGGCCTCCTTGATTTGAAGAACGCGGTCGAAACGCGTGTCTCCGACAACATCAACATCGGTAATTCCCAACTTAGCCAACAGTGCTTTGCTCTCCATGTTCTGCACAAAGAAATGTGTGAAGCATTTCAATACGCGTCCATACTGCCTGCCATACCATTGGAAAAATATCTGATCGGGACGGAAAATGCTGCTTACGCTGTAGGTGGGAACACCACGATGCTGCAGAATATGGAGGTAGTTGTACCAGAATTCATATTTGATGAAGAAAGCCATCACGGGTTTTACCGCGCGAAGGAAACGGCGTGCATTGCGTATAGTGTCTAAAGGAAGATAACAAATGATGTCAGCTCCCTCGTAGTTTTTACGCACCTCATAGCCCGAAGGCGAAAAGAAAGTGAGCAGTATCTTATACTCCGGATGTGTTTCCCGCAAGTGTTCAATCAGCGGACGACCTTGTTCAAACTCACCTAAAGAGGCGGCATGAAACCAGATATAGCGGGCTTCAGGGTCTACTTTCTCTTTCAAGACCTTGACAGCCTGCCGTTCTCCGGCCCACATCTTCTTGACTTTCTTGTTGAAGAGGCTTGCAATGGCCACTCCAATCAAGTATAGATAGATTACGATATTGTACACGATGTTCTGTAGGTTTTGTCTGTCGTTGCTGTAACGCGCTTATTTCAACACTTCAATGGCTTTGCGCATGCGCTTCAAAGTCTCTTCCTTGCCTAAGAAAGCAGAGATGTCAAACATGCCCGGTCCTTTGCCTATGCCCACCAAAGTCAATCGGAATGCGTTCATTACATCACCGAGTTTATAGCCTTTCTGTTCTACCCAGTTCATCACTACATGCTCTTGACCTTCTACAGTGAAGTCTTCGATGCCTTCAAGCACGTCTGCCAATTCAGTCATCTGCTGTGCAGAATATTCCTTCCAGCGTTTCTTCACAGTCTTTTCGTCATATTCTGACGGTGCAATGAAGAAGAAAGCGCAAAGTTCCCAGAGTTCTTTCACGAAGTTGACGCGGTCTTTCATCATATGAACTACCTGCGTGATACGCTCCATGGGCTCGTCAACGCCGTTGTTGGCCACGATAGGTGCGAAGAGCGCTGCAATCTCGTCATCGCTCTTCTTGAGGATATATTCGTGGTTGAACCATATTCCTTTCTGAAAGTCGAACTTCGCTCCGTGAAGTGAACACTTGCTGATGTCGAAGGCTTTCACGAGTTCTTCGAGGGTGAAAAGTTCTTGGTCAGTGCCTGGGTTCCAGCCCAATAGGGCCAAGAAATTGACTACTGCCTCGGGGAAATAACCGCTTTCACGGTATCCCGACGATATTTCTCCGGTCTTTGGATCATGCCATTCCAATGGGAAAACAGGGAAACCGAGTCGGTCTCCGTCGCGTTTGCTCAGCTTTCCTTTGCCTTCCGGTTTGAGCAACAGGGGCAGATGGGCAAACTTTGGCATAGTATCCGTCCAGCCGAATGCCTGATACAGCAACACATGAAGGGGTGCACTGGGCAGCCATTCCTCGCCTCTGATGACGTGAGTGATTTCCATGAGGTGGTCATCTACGATGTTTGCCAAGTGATAGGTAGGCAATTCATCGGCACTCTTGTAGAGAACTTTGTCGTCGAGAATGTCACTCTTGACGATAACCTCACCGCGAATCATGTCGTTGACATGCACTTCTACGCCCGGTTCAATCTTGAAACGCACGGTATATTGTGTGCCGTCAGCAATCAACTGATCCACTTCTGCCTTGGAAAGGGTCAGTGAATTACGCATTTGAAGACGCGTATGAGCATCATATTGGAAGTTCTTGATTTCGTTACGCTTGGCTTCCAATTCCTCGGGAGTATCGAAAGCAATGTAAGCTTTGCCTGCATCAAGAAGCTGTCCTACATACTTTTTGTAGATTTCACGACGTTCACTCTGACGGTAAGGGCCATGACTTCCACCGAAACTGACACCTTCATCAAACTTTATTCCAAGCCAACGGAATGACTCTATGATATATTCTTCGGCACCGGGAACAAAGCGATGAGAGTCGGTATCTTCTATTCTGAATACCAATTCGCCTCCATGCTGGCGTGCAAAAAGGTAATTATACAGGGCAGTTCGTACACCGCCGATATGCAAGGGACCTGTAGGACTGGGTGCAAAGCGCACTCTTACTTTTCTTTCTGACATATCTTGAGACAATATTTTCGTGCAAAATTAATATATTTTTTTCAGTTTTGAATATTTTTTTAGTATTTTCGCGTAGTAAACAATAAATCAAACAGTATGGCATTCTTTGAGAGATACAAAAGTATCTACTGGCGTAACGTGGCTATACGCTTTACATTAATCTTGGTCACGGTGGCTCTTATCGTGTTTTTCATGCCGCGAAACAGGGGTGTGCAGCTACGTTATGACATTGGAAAACCATGGATGTATGGCTCGTTTATTGCTAAGTTTGACTTCCCTGTCTATAAGACGGATGAAGCTGTGAAGGCTGAACAAGACTCGGCACTCAAGTCGTTTCAGCCTTATTATAACTATGATGCCAAGCTCGAAAAGAGCGAAATCAAGCAGTTTTATCATGATTTCAGTGTCGGCATTGAAGGCATGCCGTCGGGCAGTGTGCACCGGATTGCCGAGCGTTTGCATCAGCTTTATCGCACGGGTATCATGTCTACGCCCGAATATAACGATTTGATGGCCGACTCAAGCAATATGATTCGCGTGGTGAGTGGCAAGGAAGCAAAGAGCACGAAAGTCAACATGCTCTATTCAACGATGTCGGCCTATGAGACAATTCTCCTTGATCCGGCACTCGTCCCCTATCGTTCCATTCTGCAACGCTGCAATCTGACAGACTATATTGCACCTAACCTCAGCTACGACAAGAAGCGTTGTGATGCCGAAAAATCCGATCTCTTAGGAAGTATCCCGCTTGCCAGTGGCATGGTGATGAGCGGTCAGAAGGTGATTGACCGTGGCGAAATCGTCAATGATTATACTTATCGTGTGCTGAGTTCCTTTGAGCGTGAGATGCAAAGACGTAATGCAACAGAGGCTGAAATCACGAATACACTCATCGGACAGATACTCTTTGTAACCATTCTCGTGACGCTGTTCACGATTTATCTGGCACTTTTCCGCGATGACTATTTCCTCAAACCGCGCAGCATCCTGATGCTCTATGCCATGGTGTTCATCTTCCCAATATTGGTTTCTCTCATGATGAGCCACAGCATTTTCAGTGTCTATGTGCTCCCGTTCACGCTGGTTCCTATCTTCGTGCGTGTGTTTATGGATTCCCGCACGGCCTTTATCACCCATGCAGTGATGATACTTATCTGTGCTGCAACAGTCAGATATCAGTATGAATTCATCATCATTCAGCTCGTTTCCGGCTTGATTGCTATCTACTCTCTGCGCGAACTCTCCAGTCGTGCACAGGTATTCAAGACGAGTCTGTTGGTCACTGTGGGCAGCATTCTTGTCTATATCTCGCTCCAACTGCTTCAAAGCAATGACCTTCTGAAATTGGATCGCGACATGTATGTGTACTTCCTGGTCAATGGTGTGTTGCTGTTGTTGTCTTATCCGCTGATGTATCTCATCGAAAAGGCCTTTGGTTTCGTCTCCAATGTGACGCTCATCGAACTGTCAAATACCAACAGAGGTCTGCTGCGCGACTTGAGTGAGATTGCTCCGGGCACCTTCCAACACTCTATCACCGTTGGAAACTTAGCTTCAGAGATAGCCAACCGCATCGGTGCCAACAGCTTGTTGGTGCGTACGGGCGCCCTTTATCACGACATAGGTAAGATGACCAACCCTGTATTCTTCACCGAAAATCAAGCCGGAGTGAACCCTCATGACCACATGAGTTATGAGGATAGTGCGAAGATTATCATCAGTCATGTGACTGAAGGCGTGAAAATGGCAGAGAAATACAACCTGCCAACCATCATCAAGGACTTCATTCTGACGCATCACGGGCGTGGAGTCACCAAATATTTCTATATCAAATATAAGAACGAACACCCCGATGAGGATATTGACATGGAGAAGTTCACCTATCCCGGGCCTAATCCTTTCACGCGCGAACAGGCCATTCTGATGATGGCCGACACGGTTGAAGCGGCCTCTCGCTCACTGAATGAATATACCGAGGAGAGCATCAGCCAGCTTGTCAATAAGCTCATCGACGGGCAGGTGGCCGATGGTTTCTTCACCGAATGTCCTATCACGTTCCGCGATATCTCTTTGGCCAAGCAGCTTATCATTGCCCGCCTGATGGCCATTTATCACACACGAATTCAATATCCCGAGCTGAAAGGTGCTTCAAAGTCTTGAAGAAAAACCTCTGGTCACCATATCCGCCAACATAGAAGCACTGCAGAAAAGAGGAACAGCAACATGCAGATGATGTCTATATGGCGGTTATGTTGCTGATAATAGGTGTGGGGAGACATCAGCCTCACCGTGTCGTTCCAGGGCTTTATCATGGGCTTTGCGGCATAGTAGACTAATTTTTGCGTCTTCATGTCTATCAGAAAGTAACCTTTCTTGCTATGTCCGAGCACGTAGTTGCCTGCCACCTGCACGGAGTCTACCTCTGAAGGCATTTCCTCAAAGGCTTTATTGTCTTGAATACTATAATGACTGCCCTGCGGATCTGTCGTCCACAGGGTGTATTGTGAGTTCAGTTTGATGCCATAATAAGTGCCTATCCAGTCCTCGCCTTTCCATATATTGCTGAGCGCAAAGTAAAAAACGAGGAGTACAAACGTACCCAATACGCATTTGAGAAGTCTCATCATCAGTTTTTTCATACGCTCTTTTCCGTTGTGTCCAAAGGTCCATTCGTTCATTTCGCAGCCCTGCAGACTTTGCAACTCCAATGAGGTTTGACGACTGCGGACAATGTGTCTTTTCTTCATTCAAGCGGCATCAAATCATGCCTCTGAATGACTTCATTATCAATCCCTATTAAAGCGCTTTGCAATCAGCGTCAAATGAGCCTGTGACTTGACGCAGATTGCGATGTAATCTGACGCAGATTGCACGATGACTTGATGCAGATTGCGCGGTGATCTGACGCAAATGAGAAACTGACGGGCACAAGATTGTCTTTTGCTTTGTCTGTCCCTGTGTTGCATGCAGTATTCAGTCATGCTGCTTTTCCTGTTTCGACGATCCGTCTAAGCACTGGTCTTCACATGCACAATGCTTCTTTAGCTTATACTTTTCACGTCCTCATGATGCATTATGAATTACGCGTCGTGCTTTATTTAATCACGCGATAATAGTCTTTCTTCCTTGCTTTCACGGTTTTCGGACATGAAGCAGGATAGCCTACAGACAGTGCACCGATGCCCATCAGCCCCTCGGGGAGTCCCCATTCGTGCATGAGTTGCCTGCCTTCAGCGGTTGCAAACATCTGTTCCTCACGGTTAATCCAGCAGCTGCCAAGGCCAATGGCATGGGCTGCAAGCATCATGTTGCCGAGCACTAAGCTGCCGTCGCGCGTGTTGTTGAACCAATCCTGTGAGGCAAAGACAAAGATAAGGGTGGGCGCACCATAGTAGGGGTCGGACGTTACGCCCATTATTGCTGCATTCATTTCGCGCAGTTGCCGGCATTGATGCTCGTTCTGCACGGCTACAATCCATGGATCTTGCAGCCCTTTTCCTGTTGCTGCCCACGTTCCTGCTTCGAGAATGGTCTGCAGTTCTTCGTCGGTAATCTGTTCATTTGTGAAGCGGCGGATGCTTCTGCGCTCGCGAATAGCTTTGATAACTTCGTTTTCTATCATGTTGTTGATTTTATGTTGTTGTATTGTTTGTGAGATTTCATTCCGTAATCAGCCCGAAGGCATGCTCCTTGTCTTAAAGTTTGCTGGTTGTAAAGTGTTGCTGAAACTGAGCAATGGCCTGTGAAAGACGATTGAAATCGGGTTGTTGTTCCATGTTGAAAAAGGTGCATATGGGTGAGATAGTCCTTTTGTTTTCAAGTTTCCAATTGCCGATGGCTCTGCCGTTTTCAAGGATGAGGGGAAAGAATATGCCATTTTTGG
The nucleotide sequence above comes from Segatella oris. Encoded proteins:
- a CDS encoding HD family phosphohydrolase — translated: MAFFERYKSIYWRNVAIRFTLILVTVALIVFFMPRNRGVQLRYDIGKPWMYGSFIAKFDFPVYKTDEAVKAEQDSALKSFQPYYNYDAKLEKSEIKQFYHDFSVGIEGMPSGSVHRIAERLHQLYRTGIMSTPEYNDLMADSSNMIRVVSGKEAKSTKVNMLYSTMSAYETILLDPALVPYRSILQRCNLTDYIAPNLSYDKKRCDAEKSDLLGSIPLASGMVMSGQKVIDRGEIVNDYTYRVLSSFEREMQRRNATEAEITNTLIGQILFVTILVTLFTIYLALFRDDYFLKPRSILMLYAMVFIFPILVSLMMSHSIFSVYVLPFTLVPIFVRVFMDSRTAFITHAVMILICAATVRYQYEFIIIQLVSGLIAIYSLRELSSRAQVFKTSLLVTVGSILVYISLQLLQSNDLLKLDRDMYVYFLVNGVLLLLSYPLMYLIEKAFGFVSNVTLIELSNTNRGLLRDLSEIAPGTFQHSITVGNLASEIANRIGANSLLVRTGALYHDIGKMTNPVFFTENQAGVNPHDHMSYEDSAKIIISHVTEGVKMAEKYNLPTIIKDFILTHHGRGVTKYFYIKYKNEHPDEDIDMEKFTYPGPNPFTREQAILMMADTVEAASRSLNEYTEESISQLVNKLIDGQVADGFFTECPITFRDISLAKQLIIARLMAIYHTRIQYPELKGASKS
- a CDS encoding nitroreductase family protein; translation: MIENEVIKAIRERRSIRRFTNEQITDEELQTILEAGTWAATGKGLQDPWIVAVQNEHQCRQLREMNAAIMGVTSDPYYGAPTLIFVFASQDWFNNTRDGSLVLGNMMLAAHAIGLGSCWINREEQMFATAEGRQLMHEWGLPEGLMGIGALSVGYPASCPKTVKARKKDYYRVIK
- the gltX gene encoding glutamate--tRNA ligase, which translates into the protein MSERKVRVRFAPSPTGPLHIGGVRTALYNYLFARQHGGELVFRIEDTDSHRFVPGAEEYIIESFRWLGIKFDEGVSFGGSHGPYRQSERREIYKKYVGQLLDAGKAYIAFDTPEELEAKRNEIKNFQYDAHTRLQMRNSLTLSKAEVDQLIADGTQYTVRFKIEPGVEVHVNDMIRGEVIVKSDILDDKVLYKSADELPTYHLANIVDDHLMEITHVIRGEEWLPSAPLHVLLYQAFGWTDTMPKFAHLPLLLKPEGKGKLSKRDGDRLGFPVFPLEWHDPKTGEISSGYRESGYFPEAVVNFLALLGWNPGTDQELFTLEELVKAFDISKCSLHGAKFDFQKGIWFNHEYILKKSDDEIAALFAPIVANNGVDEPMERITQVVHMMKDRVNFVKELWELCAFFFIAPSEYDEKTVKKRWKEYSAQQMTELADVLEGIEDFTVEGQEHVVMNWVEQKGYKLGDVMNAFRLTLVGIGKGPGMFDISAFLGKEETLKRMRKAIEVLK
- a CDS encoding 3-deoxy-D-manno-octulosonic acid transferase, with protein sequence MYNIVIYLYLIGVAIASLFNKKVKKMWAGERQAVKVLKEKVDPEARYIWFHAASLGEFEQGRPLIEHLRETHPEYKILLTFFSPSGYEVRKNYEGADIICYLPLDTIRNARRFLRAVKPVMAFFIKYEFWYNYLHILQHRGVPTYSVSSIFRPDQIFFQWYGRQYGRVLKCFTHFFVQNMESKALLAKLGITDVDVVGDTRFDRVLQIKEASKQLPIVEQFTAHAQKVFVAGSSWLPDEEIFIKYFDIHKDWKLIIAPHVISDEHLSQIFELLKGRRVVRYTEATEDNVKDAEVLIIDCFGLLSSIYHYGTVSYVGGGFGVGIHNVLEAAVWDIPVVFGPNNKHFQEAQGLMLVQGGFEINDYQSFRDLMMRFETDASFLQNAGENAGAFVKSRAGATAKVMENVSL